GATAGCATAAGCAGACCATCCAATTGCATATCCTCAGGAAGACGGCCTCTAAATGGTCCAAAGGTGATCACCGCTCGTAATTTCTCATCTGTATCAACTATCGATTGCATCGATCTAAATATACGAAAATGACTGATCGCCAATCTCTCTGAGTAACTGTCGGACTCATTCTCTGCTACAACTTTATAGAAAAATATAGATTCATTCACTTTTCCTTTATTAAACAATTTATCAGCCACTGAATAAACGATATCCAGCGATTTCGGATATTCCAATAACCTATTTAATGTTTCATCTATGCATTGCTGCTTGCCCAATTCAGCGCAGCGTATTAAAAAAGGCTCCACCCTGCGGCGGGAGACCTTCTCCTCATTGAAGCATTCATCAACATACAACGGATACAACCAACCATCAGGAAAACCAAAGGCTTTAATGATTGCATCTATTTGTCCCAAGGACATAGGCTTCGGTGGATTCCCATGCAGAATTGCACTGAGACTTCCTCGATTCAGACCACAAATTTTTGAGAAAGAGGCGAGATTATGGCCGGAGCGGGACAGATTTTTCTCAATTTCTGAGCGTATAGTTGTTAACTTTCCCTCCACTCGGCACCCCCAAAGTTCGACTTGAAAAGATTCTATTAATTGACATTATAGGTGAAAGTTATGGATTGTACAACCAATAGATTGTACGACAAAAAGAGGAGCGTATTTCTCTCCTCTTTATCGGTTGGATCTTCGTAATAGTGTAATTCTATGGATGTATCGAAGTTTAACTTATTGTAATAGCGGCTTTTGAGCTTCTGCCGTAGGGCGTTGCGCCTGACTTGCGACTACGCAAATTCTCCATCATCTTATGTTGTGCCAGCAAAATATAGCTGTCCAATCGCTCGCTTAGCTCTAATACTGCATGGTCACTAAGACTCCGTTGCTCCGCAACTTCCAGCAATTCACATCTAAGGCTCTCTATAGTCACAAACAGTTCATCTTCTCTGTAGTCTCTTCTATAAATATTCTCGGAAGAACCTTGATATAATGTCACAACTCTCTCCTTCTCTCTATCAACTTCTCCATCTATCATAATCCATGATACCAAAAAACATATTTTCAAAAAAAAAGAAAAAAATACATTGTATCTACAATAATAAAATCACTATTTATTCAGAGTGATCCATTGAATCTTAGGGAAGTTCATTAGGGTACTGTTCTCTCAGTAGTCCCTTTGCAAAGGAAATCCATTCACGTGCTGCAAAAGATAAGTAACGGTCTCTACGCCATGCCATAGCAATCTGCCACGGAATTACCGGATCTGTCAAAGGAATGACTACCAATCGCGAGCGGTCCATGTCACGGCAAATGGTTTCCGGTAATAATGCGATCCCCATTCCCGCGGCTACCATCTTGCTAATTAAATCCCACTGTGAACTCTCATATATCACCTTCGGCTGAAATCCAGCCTTCACACATTCCGTAATAATCCGATCATGCAGCGTGAAATCCTCTCGAAATAGCACGAACTCCTCTTCTGCCAGCTCACTTAGCGGAACAAGCTCCGCCTCGGCCAGCCGATGTCCCATAGGCAAAATAAGATTCAGCTTCTCTTCAACAAAGGTGAAACAATGAAGTTTGGCTGTATCCACAGG
This Paenibacillus sp. FSL R5-0345 DNA region includes the following protein-coding sequences:
- a CDS encoding aspartyl-phosphate phosphatase Spo0E family protein — protein: MTLYQGSSENIYRRDYREDELFVTIESLRCELLEVAEQRSLSDHAVLELSERLDSYILLAQHKMMENLRSRKSGATPYGRSSKAAITIS
- the cidR gene encoding cidABC operon transcriptional activator CidR, whose translation is MDIRQLEYFVQAARMRSFTRAAESLYITQPTISKMIRNMETELEADLFYREGKSIRLTDAGEILFTKAQNIVESFASLSSELDNLRNLEQGHIRIGLPPMVGASFFPSVIGQFHKRYPQVTIRLHEDGAKKVEEDVETGLLDIGMVVLPVDTAKLHCFTFVEEKLNLILPMGHRLAEAELVPLSELAEEEFVLFREDFTLHDRIITECVKAGFQPKVIYESSQWDLISKMVAAGMGIALLPETICRDMDRSRLVVIPLTDPVIPWQIAMAWRRDRYLSFAAREWISFAKGLLREQYPNELP